In one Suricata suricatta isolate VVHF042 chromosome 9, meerkat_22Aug2017_6uvM2_HiC, whole genome shotgun sequence genomic region, the following are encoded:
- the GABPB1 gene encoding GA-binding protein subunit beta-1 isoform X5, whose protein sequence is MSLVDLGKKLLEAARAGQDDEVRILMANGAPFTTDWLGTSPLHLAAQYGHYSTTEVLLRAGVSRDARTKVDRTPLHMAASEGHASIVEVLLKHGADVNAKDMLKMTALHWATEHNHQEVVELLIKYGADVHTQSKFCKTAFDISIDNGNEDLAEILQIAMQNQINTNPESPDTVTIHAATPQFIIGPGGVVNLTGLVSSENSSKATDETGVSAVQFGNSSTSVLATLAALAEASAPLSNSSETPVVATEEVVTAESVDGAIQQVVSSGGQQVITIVTDGIQLGNLHSIPTSGIGQPIIVTMPDGQQVLTVPATDIAEETVISEEPPAKRQCIEIIENRVESAEIEVRSLLPGERSSSETAG, encoded by the exons atgTCCCTGGTAGATTTGGGAAAGAAGCTTTTAGAAGCAGCACGGGCAGGTCAAGACGATGAAGTTCGTATTTTGATGGCAAATGGAGCACCTTTTACTACAGACTGg CTGGGAACCTCTCCACTTCATCTGGCAGCACAGTATGGGCATTATTCTACCACAGAAGTCCTGCTCCGAGCTGGTGTAAGCAGGGATGCGAGAACCAAAGTGGACCGAACGCCATTACATATGGCAGCTTCTGAGGGCCATGCTAGCATAGTAGAAGTTTTGCTTAAG CATGGTGCTGATGTTAATGCAAAGGACATGTTGAAGATGACAGCTCTACATTGGGCCACAGAACACAATCATCAAGAAGTGGTGGAACTTTTAATCAAATATGGTGCTGATGTACACACACAAAGTAAATTTTGTAAAACTGCATTTGATATTTCAATAGACAACGGAAATGAAGATTTGGCAGAGATATTACAG ATCGCTATGCAGAACCAAATCAACACCAACCCCGAGAGCCCCGACACTGTGACCATACACGCCGCCACACCGCAGTTTATCATCGGACCTGGAGGGGTGGTGAACCTAACAGGTCTGGTATCTTCAGAAAATTCATCCAAGGCAACAG aTGAAACAGGTGTATCAGCTGTTCAGTTTGGAAACTCATCCACATCAGTATTAGCTACGTTAGCTGCCTTAGCCGAAGCATCTGCTCCATTGTCCAATTCTTCAGAAACTCCAG tagtgGCTACGGAGGAGGTAGTTACTGCAGAATCTGTGGATGGTGCAATTCAGCAAGTAGTTAGTTCGGGGGGTCAGCAAGTCATCACAATAGTTACAGATGGAATTCAGCTTGGAAATTTGCACTCCATTCCGACCAGTGGAATAGGTCAGCCCATCATTGTGACCATGCCAGATGGACAACAAG tattaACAGTACCAGCAACTGACATTGCTGAAGAAACTGTTATAAGCGAAGAACCACCAGCTAAGAGACAATGTATCGAAATAATTGAAAACCGGGTGGAATCTGCAGAAATAGAAGTAAGGAGTCTTTTACCCG